CACTTCAGCCCGCAGGCAGGCTATTTATGGATCGCTTCCCCGAAGGGGTCCTTGAGACATGCCGCGCACATCGCAGGCTTCACGGAGCGCGGCACGAACTTGCGGACCGAAGCGCCTACCTGCCACGAAGCGTTTCGCGTACGCAGGCTTCAGCACGCAGGCGTGATTGCCGTAAACGTTATTCGTCATCGACGGCCGCGGCAAATGGCTGTTGATCTTCTAATCTTAACATAGTAAGGGTCTGTAACATATGGTTACCAACGATAGCAGAAAGGATGTTGAGCCTTTCAACCGCTGGTCTCACTCGTACGACGATTCATGGATTCGACGATACGCCGATCGAGTGCACGTGGAAATGCTCAATGTGGTCACCAATGAAAATGCCGCGCCAAATATTGTCCTTGATGTCGGATGCGGGACAGGGCGGTTGCTGCGCAAAGGGCGTGCGCTCTACCCGTCGGCGCAACTGTTTGGCATTGACCCCGCGGACGGCATGGTCGAAGTCGCACGCAGCCAAATACCATCTGCCACGATTTATTTGGCCGCGGCAGAGTCGCTGCCGCTAGCTGATTCCTCCGTCGATGTCGTGCTAAGCAGTATCTCATTTCATCACTGGAGTGACCAACTTGCAGCGCTCCGAGAGATAAGTCGCGTTCTTCGCCCGGGAGGCTGCTTCTGCTTGGCTGACATATCCATGCCAGCGTGGCTCACGAAACTCTTTCGACATTCCAAGATAAAAAGCCCCGCAGCGGTGAGTCAACTCTTAAGTGAAACAGGCTTGCGGGTTAAGGTGCAGCATGGCACTTTCACACGTTTTATTTTGTTGACCCTTGGCGTCAAGGGATCGAAGGGAGTCTGAGTATCATCGGACGAGAACATCTTGAGCCGCCGTGCACATTATATTACGAAGAAGCGTGGCGCGCCATAATTCACGTGGACGTTAGCCGGCAGACAATTGAACTGAATTGAATCAGAGGGCGCAATGAAATCCGCAGCGAATGATCATTATCCTGAATCACGGGCGATATGTTCGTACGACATGGAATAACTGTTTTAGCCAGATCGTTAACCGTTAATAAAGGAGAAGCCATGAAATCTCTACTGAAGCATTTGCTCTTCATCCTGGTATTCGTGATTCTTGCCCCGAGAATCCATGCACAGGACGTCGATGTTCAAAAGAAACTGGGGGACTTCGATAAGTACATGGAACAAACTCTCAAAGATTGGAACACGCCGGGGGCAGGTGTGGGTATCGTCGTGAAGGGCCGCCTGGTGTTCGCGAAGGGTTATGGCTATCGAGATTATGAAAAGAAACTCCCCGTCACTCCTAACACTCTCTTTCAAATTGCATCCAATACGAAGCTTTTCACTTCGGTATCAATTGGGATGCTCGTTGCGGAAGGGAAACTGGACTGGGATAAGCCGATTCGTCAGTTTGTCCCCATTATTCAATTCGCGACCGAAGATCTCAACAATAGTGTTACCATTCGTGACATGCTGTCTCACCGGACCGGCATCTCGCGTCACGATCTTATCTGGTACAAGTCGGACTTCACCCGCAAAGAATTGTTCGACCGCTTGAAATATCTCGAGCCGAGTCAACCGGTTCGCCAGGGATTTCTTTACAACAACATGATGCTCGCAGCAAGCGGATATATCGTTGAGTATCTTTCCCACGAAACGTGGGAAGACTTTGTGCGCGCGAGAATCTTCAAGCCGTTGGACATGAACAACTCGATCTTCAGTATCGACGAGATGACCAAGCAGCCCGATTGCTTTGTCCCTTACAACGAAAGACGCGACACAACAACGCTCTACAGGATTCCCTACTACGAAGAGGCTCAGGGAATCGGTCCCGCCGGGTCGATCATCTCGAACATCAACGACCTGTCCAAGTGGCTCATCGCTCTCATGAACGGCGGAGCATATGACGGGAAACAAGTTATTCCTCCGGACGTCGTCCGCGCGACATTAACACCTTCAATCGCGCTTCCAAACATTCAACTCGAGGACGCGGGATACACCGAGATCTTTAATTCCGTCTATGGAATGGGGAGATGGTTTGCGTCATACAGGGGACATTACCTCGCGTATCATGGCGGCGATCTCGACGGGATACATTCGCAGATTTCGTGCATGCCTTACGATAGCATCGGCGTCATAGTCTTCGTGATCGGCGACCAGAGTGCTCCATTGTATAATGTTATTTCGTACAATGTCTACGAGCGGCTGCTCGGTCTCGATCAGACACCATGGAGCAAGCGAAGACTGGAGCAAAGGGACGCGTCGAGGAAGCGCGACAAAGAAGGTAGAGGCAAGGCGGGTGAAGAACGGGTTGCCGATACCAAGCCGTCCCACAATCTGGAGGATTATGCCGGCGAATTCGAGAATCCTGCATACGGCGTTCTCAAAGTAACGTTGAAGGATACCGCGCTTGAGATGAGCTTCCACCACATCGAGCTGCCACTCAAACATTTTCATTACGATCGGTTCGATTCTCCGAACGATGAGCAATACGGGTTGTGGTCGCTGAATTACTCGACCAACCCGCAGGGTGAAATTGACAGGATAAAAACTTCATTGGACGAGTCGGAAGTCACATTCGTCCGCAGGCCGGACGCGTCGTTGAGTGATCCTGAAACTTTAGGACTTTACACCGGGAAATACGATCTTAGCGGAGCATCGGCCGAGGTCGTGTTGAAGAATGACGGATTCCTGTACCTCAATATCCCGGGCCAGCCGTCGTACCAGCTTATTCCTTACAGAGCGCGCAAATTCCAGCTGAAGGGATATTCCGATTATATAATGGAGTTCGCTCTCCAGAACGGAAAAGTAATTTCGATGATACAACACGATCCATCCGGACAGTACGAATTCCGTAGGAAGTAAAATGCGATTGGTTACCTTGGAAATGTCGCCGGGCCTGCAAAATTACCTGAGTCCGAGCGGAGCCACTAGTCACAGCGGAGAGAATAGGCTCTCCATCTCCGCCGGATTCACCGTGTGGTTCCGGTAGCAAGTCCAGGCTGGCATTTCTGAATTGGGCTCTCGCAGGAGCATATCCGCTGCGCGATTCGGGAAAGAGATCGGAATATTTCGATCCCCGGAGATAACGCGATCTCCTTGATAATCGATGTCAAGTGTCGCTTGACTAAATTACGGAACAGGAGATTGAATGAACGCAATAGGAAAAACCCCGCTTGTTAAGCTGGAGCGTCTTGCCGAACGCGGTTGCGCGGAAATATTTGTCAAGTATGAAGGCGCCAATCCTACCGGCAGCATGAAAGACCGGATGGCACTCTCAATGATCGAAGGTGCTGAAAGGAGAGGTGAGCTCAAACCCGGTGGGACGGTCGTCGAGTACACCGGTGGAAGCACGGGAAGTTCTCTCGCGATGGTGTGTGCGACTAAGGGCTACCGCGCCCACTTTGTAAGCTCTGATGCTTTTGCGGCAGAGAAACTCCGGACTATGCGCGCATTTGGTGCAGAGCTTGACATAATTCCAAGTGAAAATGGTTTGATCACGGCAAAGTTGATTAACTCTCTGGTGGAGCGCGCGAGAGAATTGAGTAAGCGCCCGAATACTTTTTGGACAGATCAATTCAACAATGTCGATAATAGGAATGCATATCACGAGATGGCAAGGGAGATCATCGCCGTTCTCGGAAAGAACATTGATGAGTTCATAGCGGGAGTCGGCACGGGCGGATGTTTCTCCGGAAATTCAGAAGTGTTTAAGAATGAGGTACCCGGCATCCGGTGCATTCCTATCGAACCGTTGAACGTCCGCTCGCTCTCAGGCGGTGATACATCGGGAACACACAAGCTTGAAGGTATCGGGGCCGGGTTCGTGCCGGCAATATGCAGACTGGATTTGGCCGATGAAATTATGGCTGTGTCGGACAAAGACGCATACGAAACCGCGAGAAAGCTTGCCAGAATGGAAGGGATATTCGGAGGAACGACATCCGGTGCCAATGTCTGGGCCGCGATTCAAAGAGCAAGAATCATTGGGCCGGAAAAGAAAATAGTCACAATCATTTGTGATTCAGGATTAAAGTATCTCGATGGAGATTTGTATAGATGATTCTGCGCACAACAATAAATCCATGAACGCATGAGAAACTGAGTCTTGAGTTTGTTTACGCCCTCTCCTCCGCGCCGGGGTCATAAGTAGGAATTGGTACTCAAACGTGAACGAAACTCGTTCGGAACTTTTCTTCGCGAAATATTGTCAGGTTAATGCGTCTCGAACTAAGCCGGTTAATGTACGTATCGTGAAGATAACTCCGATCATCAAATGCAGGAACATGCAGAAGTCGCTCGAGTTTTACACGCGAGTGCTTGGATTTATCCCGAAGTACCCAGAAGCTCATCCTCCAGTCATCGACATAGTCAATGGCGAATCTGAAATTCAACTTTCTACTCTTGACGGTGACGGCGAATTCGGGACCGCAGTGAATGTCCTTGTAGACGATGTCGATGCGGTGTACAGGGAGATTATCGCGAGAGGATTGGTCACAACCGATAGAGAAGATTCTCCGGTACATCGTCGACCGGTGCGCCAGACCTGGGGAATGAGAGAGTTCTACGTAGACGATCCCGATGGAAATACGATTCGGTTCAGACAACCGATTAGTTGATGTCTGCTCGGCTCAAAGATTCAGCCTCCACGACCACGCGCGCATTCACACCAATTGAACCTGACGATTTTCAGACCTATCAAACTGAATCACGATAACAGGAATCGAACATGAACGGCCACATATATTTTGAAATACAGGCGGACGACTTGCAACGCGCGGCGAATTTCTACGCGAAGGTTTTTGGCTGGAAATTTCAAAGAGATCCCGGTATCCCGATCGAGTATTGGCGGATACAAACGGGTGGTACGATGGGCGGACTTCTGAAACGGCCTGCAAAGGCACCGTCACTCGGTAGCGGAACGAACGCTTTCGTGTGTTCCGTGGAGGTGGAGAATTTCGATGCCACCGCCCGGACAATCGCGAAAGAAGGAGGAAAGGTCGCGCTCGAAAAGTTCGCTGTCACCGGAGTCTGCTGGCAAGGTTATTTCATCGACACGGAAGATAACACATTCGGTGTCTTTCAAGCGGACAGCTCGGCAAAATGAAATCGCGGTCCGCACAATCGAAGTCTCGATATGGGTTCGGATTGCCTGGACTGGCGCCTGAATGAGGACGACAGTTTACGTCGGCACCAGTCTTGACGGTTACATAGCCGGGAAGGATGGCGACATTGCGTGGCTATCTGAGTTCGAGAGCAAGGAGGTGTTCCGGTCGTACGCCGAGTTCATCAATGGCATTGACGCTATCGTGATCGGAAGGGGGACATACGAGACCGTACTCGCGTACCCTACATGGCCTTATGACAGAAAGGTTTTCGTGTTGAGTACAACCATCAAGGAGTTGCCTGAAAAATTCAAGAAGAAGGCGTCGCTTCTATCCATGAATCCAAAGGAAGTACTCGACCATCTTTCCGCGAAGGGTTTCTCTCGTGTTTATGTTGATGGAGGAAGAGTCATACAGAGTTTTCTGAGGGAAGATCTGATCGACGAGATGATCATTACCAAAGTACCTCTTCTCCTGGGAGAAGGCATCCCTCTCTTCGGCGATCTCGAGCAAGGCCTGCGTTTCATACATCTGCGAACGGAAGTGTATTCAAATGGTCTCGTGAAGAGTCAATATGAAAGACGCAGGATCTGAGTCAGGGCGGCGTTGATGGATCGGCCTCTTTGTCAGGTGGTGGCCCGGAGCTCATGGGCAACTAACCATTTGCGCGATTGGACGCGCTAAGCTTCGCGTGCCTTGAGCAATCGTTCTCTACCAAAATACACTGCAACTCCCGCGGCAATTATAATCGCGGCGTAGCGTATCTCGACCAAAAAATTATTCCGTGAAAAAAGTATGAAGAGAAATCCGGCGAGTGAAATAATTGCGGGGAGAGGATAGAGCCACATTTTGAATGGGCGTGGAGCCTCCGGGTGGGATGCGCGCCAGACGACCAGCCCAACAGTTTGAGAAATGAATTGAATGATTATCCTGATTACCACGAGCGCGGCGATAACCTGGGCAAGGCTGAGGAAACAGAATAGAATTGCGACGAATCCGAGCGTCAAGAGTGAAACATACGGGATCTTGTGTCTGTCATGGACGCGTCCGAATATCTTGAAGAAATTTCCATCCAGAGCCGCGGCATATGGTATTCTCGAATACCCCAGGAGAAGCGAGAAAACGGAGGCGAAAGCAGTCCACATAATAAGTATCGTCGCGAGGGATCCGCCCCAGCTTCCATATAATTTTTGCATCAGCGCAGAGATGAGGTAGCGGTTCTCGCCGTATCCTCCACCGCTCACGAGTTCCTGCCATGGGACCACACCGATAATGCTAATGTTCATTACAACATAGATGACGCCGACGAGAAGGATCGAGATAATTATCGTCCTCGGAATAGTCTTCTCCGGTTCCTTCACCTCGCCTCCGAGGAAGCAAACATTATAATATCCCCAGTAATCGTAGGCGGAGATCAGCATCGCCGAGCCGAGTCCGAGGAAGAATTCTTTAGAAAGATTGAATGCGCCGACTGGAAAATCGAACGCGATGCTCGCGTTAAAATGGGTCACACCCGCGAATATTACCCAGCCTACCGTCGCCATTACGACAATCCAGAGATACCGCGCGAGCTTGTTTATTATTGCGATCTTCCTGTATAGCAAGATGACCGCTACGAGGCATGCAACCATGGCGATGATTGTCAAGCCGGTCGCACTTATCGCGGCGTGCCCGCCGAGTGGGATATCCACGTGAAGGAAAGCGGCCCGGAGCGAAGGAAAGAAGTAAGAAGCATATTCGGAAAGGCCGATACACCCCGACGCGATCGAGAGTGGTGCGCTGAATATGAGCTGCCAGATGAAAAGGAAGGACATCATTTTGCCGGTCCCGTTCTTACCGTAGAGCTCACGTAGATACCGGTATGTCCCACCCGACCCGGGCATCGCAGCGCCGAGTTCGGCCCACACGAGTCCGTCACTCAACGCGATCACTGCCCCGAATATCCAGCCGAGCATCGCCTGGGGGCCGCCCATCGCCGAAATTATTAGTGGTATAGTGATGAATGGACCGACACCAATCATGTCGATCATGTTCAGCGAAACCGCACCTGAGAGCGTCAGGCCGCGAATGAGTTGTGGAGACGACGCGGAATCTTTGCTCGTATTCGAACCCAATCTACGATGAAGTTATGCGCATGTGTTTGAAATTCAAAGAAAGTGTCCGCGGAATCAACGGCACCATATCAATGAGCGAGATCTAAACCGGTCTCTCATCCTTTGCTACTTTTGCCTCTTCATCTTTTCTTTTCAGATATCAGATTAAAAAGCATTCTTACGCCTCCGTTGTTCAAGTCCTTGATTTGCCGGTATAATGCGAGTGATGTATAGACGTAGCTCCCCTTGCCATATCTTGCCCACAAAAGAGAAGTCGAGGGCTCCGTCTCACCCTCGTCGCTCATCGCGAGAAGTCTCTCATATTTGGCTGAAGTGAGCGCAGTGTCGCCGCTCGGGAGGTATATGCTCCGTTCCTGCACCCACCCGTCCCAATCTGAAGCTGAAATTTCATTCGGGTAGTGGAACAGCTGATTAGTCGGATCGAGTATTGTCACCGGTCTGTCTTCTTCAGTTACACGCTCCTCCGTGACGCCAATCGGGTAAGGCGCATAGTTGTGTCCGTCCCATTCGGGTGGTCTGTTATAAAAGCAGACTACATTTCCACCGTTGCTAACGTAATCAAGGAGTCTGGAATTGTATTTAACAAGGTCGGACCTGTAGAGATATCCTCTTATGTCGAGCACGATCGTGGTGAATTTGCCGAGGTCGCCCGTAGCGAGTGTCGATGAGTCGATCATCTCGTGCTTCACTCCGAATTCCTCGAGGACATTTTGAAGCGTGTTGTCGTATGTGCCAACCAACCCGATGTAGTCGCTCGAATCGAATTTTGCGCTGACAGTCTTCAGATAGGCGACATCGCTCATCGTAGTCAAACCGGGTATTGCCTCCTTCAGGTGCGGAACAGCATTGAAAACTAA
The window above is part of the Candidatus Kryptoniota bacterium genome. Proteins encoded here:
- a CDS encoding methyltransferase domain-containing protein, with the protein product MVTNDSRKDVEPFNRWSHSYDDSWIRRYADRVHVEMLNVVTNENAAPNIVLDVGCGTGRLLRKGRALYPSAQLFGIDPADGMVEVARSQIPSATIYLAAAESLPLADSSVDVVLSSISFHHWSDQLAALREISRVLRPGGCFCLADISMPAWLTKLFRHSKIKSPAAVSQLLSETGLRVKVQHGTFTRFILLTLGVKGSKGV
- a CDS encoding serine hydrolase, with the translated sequence MKSLLKHLLFILVFVILAPRIHAQDVDVQKKLGDFDKYMEQTLKDWNTPGAGVGIVVKGRLVFAKGYGYRDYEKKLPVTPNTLFQIASNTKLFTSVSIGMLVAEGKLDWDKPIRQFVPIIQFATEDLNNSVTIRDMLSHRTGISRHDLIWYKSDFTRKELFDRLKYLEPSQPVRQGFLYNNMMLAASGYIVEYLSHETWEDFVRARIFKPLDMNNSIFSIDEMTKQPDCFVPYNERRDTTTLYRIPYYEEAQGIGPAGSIISNINDLSKWLIALMNGGAYDGKQVIPPDVVRATLTPSIALPNIQLEDAGYTEIFNSVYGMGRWFASYRGHYLAYHGGDLDGIHSQISCMPYDSIGVIVFVIGDQSAPLYNVISYNVYERLLGLDQTPWSKRRLEQRDASRKRDKEGRGKAGEERVADTKPSHNLEDYAGEFENPAYGVLKVTLKDTALEMSFHHIELPLKHFHYDRFDSPNDEQYGLWSLNYSTNPQGEIDRIKTSLDESEVTFVRRPDASLSDPETLGLYTGKYDLSGASAEVVLKNDGFLYLNIPGQPSYQLIPYRARKFQLKGYSDYIMEFALQNGKVISMIQHDPSGQYEFRRK
- a CDS encoding cysteine synthase family protein, which encodes MNAIGKTPLVKLERLAERGCAEIFVKYEGANPTGSMKDRMALSMIEGAERRGELKPGGTVVEYTGGSTGSSLAMVCATKGYRAHFVSSDAFAAEKLRTMRAFGAELDIIPSENGLITAKLINSLVERARELSKRPNTFWTDQFNNVDNRNAYHEMAREIIAVLGKNIDEFIAGVGTGGCFSGNSEVFKNEVPGIRCIPIEPLNVRSLSGGDTSGTHKLEGIGAGFVPAICRLDLADEIMAVSDKDAYETARKLARMEGIFGGTTSGANVWAAIQRARIIGPEKKIVTIICDSGLKYLDGDLYR
- a CDS encoding VOC family protein; the encoded protein is MKITPIIKCRNMQKSLEFYTRVLGFIPKYPEAHPPVIDIVNGESEIQLSTLDGDGEFGTAVNVLVDDVDAVYREIIARGLVTTDREDSPVHRRPVRQTWGMREFYVDDPDGNTIRFRQPIS
- a CDS encoding VOC family protein; translated protein: MNGHIYFEIQADDLQRAANFYAKVFGWKFQRDPGIPIEYWRIQTGGTMGGLLKRPAKAPSLGSGTNAFVCSVEVENFDATARTIAKEGGKVALEKFAVTGVCWQGYFIDTEDNTFGVFQADSSAK
- a CDS encoding dihydrofolate reductase family protein — translated: MRTTVYVGTSLDGYIAGKDGDIAWLSEFESKEVFRSYAEFINGIDAIVIGRGTYETVLAYPTWPYDRKVFVLSTTIKELPEKFKKKASLLSMNPKEVLDHLSAKGFSRVYVDGGRVIQSFLREDLIDEMIITKVPLLLGEGIPLFGDLEQGLRFIHLRTEVYSNGLVKSQYERRRI
- a CDS encoding APC family permease, translated to MGSNTSKDSASSPQLIRGLTLSGAVSLNMIDMIGVGPFITIPLIISAMGGPQAMLGWIFGAVIALSDGLVWAELGAAMPGSGGTYRYLRELYGKNGTGKMMSFLFIWQLIFSAPLSIASGCIGLSEYASYFFPSLRAAFLHVDIPLGGHAAISATGLTIIAMVACLVAVILLYRKIAIINKLARYLWIVVMATVGWVIFAGVTHFNASIAFDFPVGAFNLSKEFFLGLGSAMLISAYDYWGYYNVCFLGGEVKEPEKTIPRTIIISILLVGVIYVVMNISIIGVVPWQELVSGGGYGENRYLISALMQKLYGSWGGSLATILIMWTAFASVFSLLLGYSRIPYAAALDGNFFKIFGRVHDRHKIPYVSLLTLGFVAILFCFLSLAQVIAALVVIRIIIQFISQTVGLVVWRASHPEAPRPFKMWLYPLPAIISLAGFLFILFSRNNFLVEIRYAAIIIAAGVAVYFGRERLLKAREA